The proteins below come from a single Oncorhynchus gorbuscha isolate QuinsamMale2020 ecotype Even-year linkage group LG12, OgorEven_v1.0, whole genome shotgun sequence genomic window:
- the phldb2b gene encoding pleckstrin homology-like domain family B member 2 isoform X4 produces MQSASCGHSRFSHGFPGFTAVGDPETLCQPESDQMSPDEPQSPLDLIDTGKCLKVQTATPHLVSLGSGRLSVAITLLPLKEGVTRIGREDAAVPQDITIQGVGIEAEHCIIINTSGVIILDPCGNLCSLDGIPVTSPVPLTQGYSLCLGQSYFFRFNHPEEASRMKSMLPQKSPVSPLAYSTDYLKFSSDYSHGVVGGAGSARGMRSASELRDLMDTLQRKKIALETSLRANGDSSPSYFSMTQSPPTTPVTSPTSMSSAYQEQARRFYGSDRPPLSVKAAVPPSPSRRSDPPSSRSSMTRNQSYQSQDSLLASPGDGRRQLNPNSSPLLSMWNGGGSSNSVAGGESLSSPPPRSSLSPTSGAASVPSSPRLGRRSHGNHEPTPSNRTRKYSAGSIGGMIGSHSLSLPRLCLSSSPRSHDNGALVLSTLPPTSRRSEPLRNSSHNNSQNHITNSNYNHNPTTNFNYSQGQNMNQKGNQGEGVVSISLSSPKSPTQAPPDVTVPFRSGGSSSPRVAKKLSLTSTSSTSSLQEPEWPASCGVPPGPELFFGEREHRGGSLEPGLGLGERRQSFGKGGLEPGFGLGDRRQSFGKGGVEPSLGLGERRQSFGKGGLEPGLGLGERRQSFGKGGVGLGAGVTPPGGFRARSGSISSLSGKEELTDYHHRQRDERLREQEVERLERQRLETILSLCSELGRSEQDRERTVGSSVDAGAGLADLQMINRELEKLQVSDDDESESVFSDSTVNGNGAGSGSENGYYGNDEERPVRQRRSSGHRDHMAESPAIILRSSATSLTAHLPRTNRALVEEGQRRQEVTRVEEERIQVLNNMEELEQKIKELDNQMDESLREVEVERALVEAEQQAELAALQQERDALETLNTKMSDMEQQAQNQKSPNSEVLEAETKRFEDLEFQQLERESRHDEEKEESTQQLLREIADYQRSTVTRKERLVALNKQAGQITQQAQREKDSFLKERTSLQMMVQREKDNLASVENKYADLTGGRGFPLSPISLKEDTVSLADVCQSQSRDHASSSLSSLILPADLLVLSSLLSSLSIKSAEGYVTVSEINEIYSQLGGNPSPAPVLANPSPDSEPSPPTDDSAPKPAEAVLCRSSSPVDCPSSFSSHPLLPRRPPLTKTPSVHWPEDMVTYRDPSPLPDSPPPPLPVKKHSHNRQHFRSLEERKRLVKEGGAHLSDTLPRKKTTSIVTPQFNCATLGRSMPNKSHQPLVQSSSCGSILPRAMSVSSNRDTDKRHLHKGQPSSRAASQSNVYLDTYGHCDNGQAYDTMSVDSSDSMETSISACSPDNVSCASTSNVTKLEEMERLLRQAQAEKNRLIEHKEQEMESRKQALEEERRRREDLEKRLQEETNRRQKLIDREVKLREKQRAQSRPLTRYLPVRKDDFDLKAHIESAGHSADTCFHLSLTEKTCRGFLVKMGGKIKTWKKRWFVFDRNRRTLSYFSDKHEAKLKGVIYFQAIEEVYYDHLKNAHKSPNPCLTFSVKTHDRVYYMVAPSPEAMRIWMDVIVTGAEGYTQFMV; encoded by the exons GTTACTCTCTGTGTCTGGGTCAATCCTACTTCTTCCGTTTCAACCATCCAGAAGAGGCCAGCCGTATGAAGAGCATGCTGCCCCAGaagagccctgtctctcctctggccTACAGCACAG actatCTGAAGTTCAGTAGTGACTACAGCCATGGGGTGGTGGGAGGGGCCGGCAGTGCAAGAGGGATGCGTTCTGCCTCAGAGCTCCGTGATTTGATGGACACCTTACAACGAAAGAAGATCGCCCTGGAGACGAGCCTGAGAGCCAATGGGGACTCTAGCCCCTCCTACTTCAGTATGACACAG TCTCCACCCACCACGCCTGTGACCTCACCCACCTCGATGTCGTCAGCCTATCAAGAGCAGGCTAGGCGTTTCTATGGCTCTGATCGCCCACCCCTCTCGGTCAAAGCCgcagtccctccctccccctctcggcGCTCTGACCCCCCTTCCTCCCGATCCTCCATGACCCGGAACCAATCCTACCAATCACAAGACAGCCTGCTGGCCTCCCCTGGCGACGGGCGACGACAACTAAACCCAAACTCCTCCCCCCTGTTGTCGATGTGGAACGGTGGAGGTTCCTCTAACTCAGTGGCCGGTGGTgagagcctctcctctcctcctccacgttcatccctctctccaaccaGTGGAGCAGCCAGCGTGCCCTCCAGCCCCCGCCTGGGACGCCGAAGTCACGGCAACCATGAGCCGACACCTAGCAACCGAACCAGGAAGTACTCTGCAGGGTCGATAGGTGGCATGATAGGAAgtcacagcctctctctgcccCGCCTCTGCCTATCATCGTCGCCACGTTCCCATGATAATGGAGCCTTGGTGCTCTCTACCCTCCCCCCGACCTCGCGGCGCTCTGAACCTCTACGTAACTCTTCTCACAACAATAGCCAAAACCACATCACAAACAgtaactacaaccataacccaACCACTAACTTTAACTACAGCCAGGGCCAAAACATGAACCAGAAGGGGAACCAAGGTGAGGGGGTGGTATccatttccctctcctccccaaagTCTCCTACCCAGGCCCCTCCAGACGTAACTGTCCCGTTCCGATCAGGGGGCTCCTCCAGTCCCCGCGTAGCCAAGAAACTCAGCCTCACCTCCACCAGCTCCACATCCAGCCTCCAGGAGCCAGAGTGGCCAGCCAGCTGCGGAGTCCCCCCTGGACCAGAGCTTTTTTTCGGGGAGAGGGAGCACAGAGGTGGCAGCCTGGAGCCTGGTCTAGGGTTAGGGGAACGGAGACAGTCTTTTGGGAAGGGTGGGCTTGAACCAGGGTTCGGTCTGGGGGACAGAAGACAGTCCTTTGGAAAGGGAGGGGTAGAACCTAGTTTGGGATTAGGGGAACGGAGACAGTCTTTTGGGAAGGGAGGTTTAGAgccaggtttagggttaggggaacgAAGGCAGTCATTTGGGAAGGGAGGAGTGGGGCTGGGGGCGGGGGTGACCCCACCTGGGGGGTTCAGGGCGAGGAGTGGCAGTATCAGCTCCCTGAGTGGGAAGGAAGAACTGACTGACTACCACCATcgccagagagatgagagactacGAGAACAGGAGGTGGAGAgactg GAACGCCAGCGGCTGGAAAccattctgtctctgtgttcagagctgggtcGATCGGagcaggacagggagaggactgTTGGTTCTAGTGTCGATGCCGGTGCTGGTCTAGCCGACCTTCAGATGATCAACCGGGAACTAGAGAAACTCCAGGTCTCTGACGACGATGAGTCAGAATCCGTCTTCTCTGACTCAACTGTGAACGGAAATGGGGCCGGTAGCGGCTCTGAGAACGGTTACTACGGTAACGACGAGGAGCGTCCAGTCCGACAGCGACGGAGCAGCGGCCACCGGGACCACATGGCAGAATCGCCAGCCATCATCCTACGAAGCTCCGCCACCTCGCTCACCGCGCACCTGCCTAGGACTAATCGG GCGCTGGTGGAGGAGGGCCAGCGGAGGCAGGAAGTGACtcgtgtggaggaggagaggatccaGGTGCTGAACAACATGGAGGAGCTGGAACAGAAGATCAAAGAACTGGACAACCAGATGGATGAGTCTCTCAGAGAG gtggaggtGGAGCGTGCCCTGGTGGAGGCAGAGCAGCAGGCGGAGCTAGCGGCCTTGCAGCAGGAGAGAGATGCTCTGGAGACACTCAACACCAAGATGTCTGACATGGAACAACAGGCACAGAACCAGAAGAGTCCG aaCTCCGAGGTGCTGGAAGCTGAGACGAAGCGTTTTGAGGACCTGGAGTTTcagcagctggagagagagagtcgtcatgatgaggagaaggaggaaagcACACAACAACTCCTCAGAGAGATAGCTGACTACCAACGGAGCACCGTCACACGCaag GAGAGGCTGGTGGCGCTAAATAAGCAGGCGGGACAGATTACCCAGCAGGCTCAGCGAGAGAAGGACAGCTTCCTGAAGGAGCGGACCAGCCTGCAGATGATGGTGCAGAGG gagaaAGATAACCTTGCTTCTGTGGAAAATAAGTATGCTGACCTCACAGGTGGGCGGGGCTTCCCTCTCAGCCCTATCAGTCTCAAGGAG GATACGGTGTCGTTGGCTGACGTGTGTCAATCTCAGTCCCGTGACCacgcctcttcctctctttcttctcttatCCTTCCTGCTGACCTGCTGGTCCtatcctccctcctttcttctctttccaTAAAGAGCGCTGAG GGCTATGTAACAGTCAGTGAGATCAATGAAATTTACTCCCAGCTGGGGGGGAACCCTAGTCCTGCCCCTGTTCTGGCCAATCCCTCCCCTGATTCTGAGCCTAGTCCCCCCACTGACGACAGCGCCCCAAAACCAGCGGAggccgtg CTCTgtcgctcctcctctcctgtcgaTTGTccttcctccttttcctcccATCCCCTATTGCCCCGCCGCCCCCCTCTCACCAAAACCCCCTCGGTTCATTGGCCGGAGGACATGGTGACCTATCGtgacccctctcccctccctgactctcctcctcctcctctgcctgtcAAAAAACACAGCCACAACAGGCAG cactTCCGTTCactggaggagagaaagaggttaGTGAAAGAAGGTGGGGCCCACCTGAGTGACACATTACCCAGGAAGAAGACCACGTCCATCGTCACCCCTCAGTTCAACTGTGCTACACTAGGACGCAGCATGCctaacaag TCCCATCAGCCCCTGGTCCAGAGTTCTAGCTGTGGCAGTATTTTACCCCGGGCCATGTCTGTCTCCTCCAATAGAGACACAGATAAACGGCACCTGCACAAGG GTCAGCCGAGCTCTCGCGCCGCCTCCCAGTCCAACGTGTACCTGGACACCTACGGTCACTGTGATAACGGCCAGGCATACGACACCATGAGCGTGGACAGCTCTGACTCAATGGAGACCAGCATCTCTGCCTGCTCCCCGGACAACGTCTCCTG tgccAGTACGTCTAACGTGACCAAACTGGAGGAAATGGAGCGTCTGCTGAGACAGGCTCAGGCAGAGAAGAATCGCCTCATAGAACACAAG GAGCAAGAGATGGAGTCACGCAAACAggctctggaggaggagaggaggaggagggaggatctGGAGAAACGACTGCAGGAGGAGACCAACAGACGACAGAAACTCATCGACAGGGAGGTGAAACTACGGGAGAAACAGAGAGCACAG TCCCGTCCTCTGACGCGCTACCTGCCAGTTCGAAAGGACGACTTTGACCTAAAAGCCCATATAGAGTCAGCGGGCCACAGTGCTGACACCTGTTTCCACCTGTCCCTCACGGAGAAGACATGCCGAGGATTCCTGGTCAAGATGGGGGGAAAGATCAAGACCTGGAAGAAACGCTGGTTTGTCTTTGACCGCAACCGACGAACGCTCTCCTACTTCTCAG ACAAGCATGAGGCCAAGCTGAAAGGGGTCATCTACTTCCAAGCAATAGAGGAAGTTTACTATGACCACTTAAAGAACGCACACAAG AGTCCTAACCCGTGTCTGACGTTCAGTGTGAAGACTCATGACAGGGTCTATTACATGGTGGCCCCCTCTCCTGAGGCCATGAGGATCTGGATGGATGTCATTGTCACTGGGGCCGAGGGATACACTCAGTTCATGGTGTAG
- the phldb2b gene encoding pleckstrin homology-like domain family B member 2 isoform X2 has protein sequence MTELLSTVSTTDPETLCQPESDQMSPDEPQSPLDLIDTGKCLKVQTATPHLVSLGSGRLSVAITLLPLKEGVTRIGREDAAVPQDITIQGVGIEAEHCIIINTSGVIILDPCGNLCSLDGIPVTSPVPLTQGYSLCLGQSYFFRFNHPEEASRMKSMLPQKSPVSPLAYSTDYLKFSSDYSHGVVGGAGSARGMRSASELRDLMDTLQRKKIALETSLRANGDSSPSYFSMTQSPPTTPVTSPTSMSSAYQEQARRFYGSDRPPLSVKAAVPPSPSRRSDPPSSRSSMTRNQSYQSQDSLLASPGDGRRQLNPNSSPLLSMWNGGGSSNSVAGGESLSSPPPRSSLSPTSGAASVPSSPRLGRRSHGNHEPTPSNRTRKYSAGSIGGMIGSHSLSLPRLCLSSSPRSHDNGALVLSTLPPTSRRSEPLRNSSHNNSQNHITNSNYNHNPTTNFNYSQGQNMNQKGNQGEGVVSISLSSPKSPTQAPPDVTVPFRSGGSSSPRVAKKLSLTSTSSTSSLQEPEWPASCGVPPGPELFFGEREHRGGSLEPGLGLGERRQSFGKGGLEPGFGLGDRRQSFGKGGVEPSLGLGERRQSFGKGGLEPGLGLGERRQSFGKGGVGLGAGVTPPGGFRARSGSISSLSGKEELTDYHHRQRDERLREQEVERLERQRLETILSLCSELGRSEQDRERTVGSSVDAGAGLADLQMINRELEKLQVSDDDESESVFSDSTVNGNGAGSGSENGYYGNDEERPVRQRRSSGHRDHMAESPAIILRSSATSLTAHLPRTNRALVEEGQRRQEVTRVEEERIQVLNNMEELEQKIKELDNQMDESLREVEVERALVEAEQQAELAALQQERDALETLNTKMSDMEQQAQNQKSPACVSLQAERARVEQLSQNVCELRSQLHCCPEAMKEPLQEQLTRNSEVLEAETKRFEDLEFQQLERESRHDEEKEESTQQLLREIADYQRSTVTRKERLVALNKQAGQITQQAQREKDSFLKERTSLQMMVQREKDNLASVENKYADLTGGRGFPLSPISLKEDTVSLADVCQSQSRDHASSSLSSLILPADLLVLSSLLSSLSIKSAEGYVTVSEINEIYSQLGGNPSPAPVLANPSPDSEPSPPTDDSAPKPAEAVLCRSSSPVDCPSSFSSHPLLPRRPPLTKTPSVHWPEDMVTYRDPSPLPDSPPPPLPVKKHSHNRQHFRSLEERKRLVKEGGAHLSDTLPRKKTTSIVTPQFNCATLGRSMPNKSHQPLVQSSSCGSILPRAMSVSSNRDTDKRHLHKGQPSSRAASQSNVYLDTYGHCDNGQAYDTMSVDSSDSMETSISACSPDNVSCASTSNVTKLEEMERLLRQAQAEKNRLIEHKEQEMESRKQALEEERRRREDLEKRLQEETNRRQKLIDREVKLREKQRAQSRPLTRYLPVRKDDFDLKAHIESAGHSADTCFHLSLTEKTCRGFLVKMGGKIKTWKKRWFVFDRNRRTLSYFSDKHEAKLKGVIYFQAIEEVYYDHLKNAHKSPNPCLTFSVKTHDRVYYMVAPSPEAMRIWMDVIVTGAEGYTQFMV, from the exons GTTACTCTCTGTGTCTGGGTCAATCCTACTTCTTCCGTTTCAACCATCCAGAAGAGGCCAGCCGTATGAAGAGCATGCTGCCCCAGaagagccctgtctctcctctggccTACAGCACAG actatCTGAAGTTCAGTAGTGACTACAGCCATGGGGTGGTGGGAGGGGCCGGCAGTGCAAGAGGGATGCGTTCTGCCTCAGAGCTCCGTGATTTGATGGACACCTTACAACGAAAGAAGATCGCCCTGGAGACGAGCCTGAGAGCCAATGGGGACTCTAGCCCCTCCTACTTCAGTATGACACAG TCTCCACCCACCACGCCTGTGACCTCACCCACCTCGATGTCGTCAGCCTATCAAGAGCAGGCTAGGCGTTTCTATGGCTCTGATCGCCCACCCCTCTCGGTCAAAGCCgcagtccctccctccccctctcggcGCTCTGACCCCCCTTCCTCCCGATCCTCCATGACCCGGAACCAATCCTACCAATCACAAGACAGCCTGCTGGCCTCCCCTGGCGACGGGCGACGACAACTAAACCCAAACTCCTCCCCCCTGTTGTCGATGTGGAACGGTGGAGGTTCCTCTAACTCAGTGGCCGGTGGTgagagcctctcctctcctcctccacgttcatccctctctccaaccaGTGGAGCAGCCAGCGTGCCCTCCAGCCCCCGCCTGGGACGCCGAAGTCACGGCAACCATGAGCCGACACCTAGCAACCGAACCAGGAAGTACTCTGCAGGGTCGATAGGTGGCATGATAGGAAgtcacagcctctctctgcccCGCCTCTGCCTATCATCGTCGCCACGTTCCCATGATAATGGAGCCTTGGTGCTCTCTACCCTCCCCCCGACCTCGCGGCGCTCTGAACCTCTACGTAACTCTTCTCACAACAATAGCCAAAACCACATCACAAACAgtaactacaaccataacccaACCACTAACTTTAACTACAGCCAGGGCCAAAACATGAACCAGAAGGGGAACCAAGGTGAGGGGGTGGTATccatttccctctcctccccaaagTCTCCTACCCAGGCCCCTCCAGACGTAACTGTCCCGTTCCGATCAGGGGGCTCCTCCAGTCCCCGCGTAGCCAAGAAACTCAGCCTCACCTCCACCAGCTCCACATCCAGCCTCCAGGAGCCAGAGTGGCCAGCCAGCTGCGGAGTCCCCCCTGGACCAGAGCTTTTTTTCGGGGAGAGGGAGCACAGAGGTGGCAGCCTGGAGCCTGGTCTAGGGTTAGGGGAACGGAGACAGTCTTTTGGGAAGGGTGGGCTTGAACCAGGGTTCGGTCTGGGGGACAGAAGACAGTCCTTTGGAAAGGGAGGGGTAGAACCTAGTTTGGGATTAGGGGAACGGAGACAGTCTTTTGGGAAGGGAGGTTTAGAgccaggtttagggttaggggaacgAAGGCAGTCATTTGGGAAGGGAGGAGTGGGGCTGGGGGCGGGGGTGACCCCACCTGGGGGGTTCAGGGCGAGGAGTGGCAGTATCAGCTCCCTGAGTGGGAAGGAAGAACTGACTGACTACCACCATcgccagagagatgagagactacGAGAACAGGAGGTGGAGAgactg GAACGCCAGCGGCTGGAAAccattctgtctctgtgttcagagctgggtcGATCGGagcaggacagggagaggactgTTGGTTCTAGTGTCGATGCCGGTGCTGGTCTAGCCGACCTTCAGATGATCAACCGGGAACTAGAGAAACTCCAGGTCTCTGACGACGATGAGTCAGAATCCGTCTTCTCTGACTCAACTGTGAACGGAAATGGGGCCGGTAGCGGCTCTGAGAACGGTTACTACGGTAACGACGAGGAGCGTCCAGTCCGACAGCGACGGAGCAGCGGCCACCGGGACCACATGGCAGAATCGCCAGCCATCATCCTACGAAGCTCCGCCACCTCGCTCACCGCGCACCTGCCTAGGACTAATCGG GCGCTGGTGGAGGAGGGCCAGCGGAGGCAGGAAGTGACtcgtgtggaggaggagaggatccaGGTGCTGAACAACATGGAGGAGCTGGAACAGAAGATCAAAGAACTGGACAACCAGATGGATGAGTCTCTCAGAGAG gtggaggtGGAGCGTGCCCTGGTGGAGGCAGAGCAGCAGGCGGAGCTAGCGGCCTTGCAGCAGGAGAGAGATGCTCTGGAGACACTCAACACCAAGATGTCTGACATGGAACAACAGGCACAGAACCAGAAGAGTCCG gcgtGTGTGTCGCTGCAGGCTGAGAGGGCTAGGGTAGAGCAGCTGTCTCAGAATGTGTGTGAGCTGCGCTCCCAGctccactgctgtcctgaggcCATGAAGGAGCCCCTACAGGAGCAGCTCACcagg aaCTCCGAGGTGCTGGAAGCTGAGACGAAGCGTTTTGAGGACCTGGAGTTTcagcagctggagagagagagtcgtcatgatgaggagaaggaggaaagcACACAACAACTCCTCAGAGAGATAGCTGACTACCAACGGAGCACCGTCACACGCaag GAGAGGCTGGTGGCGCTAAATAAGCAGGCGGGACAGATTACCCAGCAGGCTCAGCGAGAGAAGGACAGCTTCCTGAAGGAGCGGACCAGCCTGCAGATGATGGTGCAGAGG gagaaAGATAACCTTGCTTCTGTGGAAAATAAGTATGCTGACCTCACAGGTGGGCGGGGCTTCCCTCTCAGCCCTATCAGTCTCAAGGAG GATACGGTGTCGTTGGCTGACGTGTGTCAATCTCAGTCCCGTGACCacgcctcttcctctctttcttctcttatCCTTCCTGCTGACCTGCTGGTCCtatcctccctcctttcttctctttccaTAAAGAGCGCTGAG GGCTATGTAACAGTCAGTGAGATCAATGAAATTTACTCCCAGCTGGGGGGGAACCCTAGTCCTGCCCCTGTTCTGGCCAATCCCTCCCCTGATTCTGAGCCTAGTCCCCCCACTGACGACAGCGCCCCAAAACCAGCGGAggccgtg CTCTgtcgctcctcctctcctgtcgaTTGTccttcctccttttcctcccATCCCCTATTGCCCCGCCGCCCCCCTCTCACCAAAACCCCCTCGGTTCATTGGCCGGAGGACATGGTGACCTATCGtgacccctctcccctccctgactctcctcctcctcctctgcctgtcAAAAAACACAGCCACAACAGGCAG cactTCCGTTCactggaggagagaaagaggttaGTGAAAGAAGGTGGGGCCCACCTGAGTGACACATTACCCAGGAAGAAGACCACGTCCATCGTCACCCCTCAGTTCAACTGTGCTACACTAGGACGCAGCATGCctaacaag TCCCATCAGCCCCTGGTCCAGAGTTCTAGCTGTGGCAGTATTTTACCCCGGGCCATGTCTGTCTCCTCCAATAGAGACACAGATAAACGGCACCTGCACAAGG GTCAGCCGAGCTCTCGCGCCGCCTCCCAGTCCAACGTGTACCTGGACACCTACGGTCACTGTGATAACGGCCAGGCATACGACACCATGAGCGTGGACAGCTCTGACTCAATGGAGACCAGCATCTCTGCCTGCTCCCCGGACAACGTCTCCTG tgccAGTACGTCTAACGTGACCAAACTGGAGGAAATGGAGCGTCTGCTGAGACAGGCTCAGGCAGAGAAGAATCGCCTCATAGAACACAAG GAGCAAGAGATGGAGTCACGCAAACAggctctggaggaggagaggaggaggagggaggatctGGAGAAACGACTGCAGGAGGAGACCAACAGACGACAGAAACTCATCGACAGGGAGGTGAAACTACGGGAGAAACAGAGAGCACAG TCCCGTCCTCTGACGCGCTACCTGCCAGTTCGAAAGGACGACTTTGACCTAAAAGCCCATATAGAGTCAGCGGGCCACAGTGCTGACACCTGTTTCCACCTGTCCCTCACGGAGAAGACATGCCGAGGATTCCTGGTCAAGATGGGGGGAAAGATCAAGACCTGGAAGAAACGCTGGTTTGTCTTTGACCGCAACCGACGAACGCTCTCCTACTTCTCAG ACAAGCATGAGGCCAAGCTGAAAGGGGTCATCTACTTCCAAGCAATAGAGGAAGTTTACTATGACCACTTAAAGAACGCACACAAG AGTCCTAACCCGTGTCTGACGTTCAGTGTGAAGACTCATGACAGGGTCTATTACATGGTGGCCCCCTCTCCTGAGGCCATGAGGATCTGGATGGATGTCATTGTCACTGGGGCCGAGGGATACACTCAGTTCATGGTGTAG